GATCTATCAAAAAAATATTATGATTTCTCAACCCGCCCGGGATTTGGTTTATTTGGTAATGAAAACAAAAACAAAAAATAAGTAAAGCCCTAATTAATTATACTTGGTAATGAGTGAATGGATACCCCATATTTTCACACCTATTAAAATATTGGTCTTGTTGACTTTCATTTTAGGACTTTTATACCTCAATAAACAAAACACAAGGCATAAAGTATTGCTTTGTGTTTTGTTTGTTTCCGTGGTAACCGAAATGGGAGGGGCTATTTTAACCAACTTGTCACTGCTGTATTCCATAGCTTTTATTGTTCATAATACGCTTTGGCTGAGTATGCTGTTTCTCTTTAAAAACACCCGGTTCTTAAAAAAAATCATTATAGCTTATGTCGTTTTTTGCGTGTTCTATTTCCTTTATAAAGAGGTAGATACACCATTGAATACTGATAATTTTATTATTGGAGCTTTTATATATTTATTTACATTCTTAACCTTAAGTTTTAAAGAACTTAAAGCTGAGAATATTGTTTTTTTTCAATCCAACCGGTATTTGCTGTTGTGCTCTCCTCTAATTTTCTTTTTTGGGTATAGTATAATGTTCGGATTTGGAGACCATGTTTTAACAGGAGAGGTGCTGTTTAGGGATACACTGTTGTATGATTTTGTTAGCTATCTTTCTAATATTATATACTATCTTCTTATACTGTTGTACATTTATACTGAAAAAAGAAAAGATGACAAATTATAGAATTGCCATAGGTATTGTAATTGGGTTGCTTTTCATTTGTCTGGCAGTACTTTTCTGTGTGCTTCTTATCAAACTCTATATCAAAAAAATAAAAGAGTATAACGCTAAAGAAGTAGCTTTTCAAAAAACGGTTAGTCAAACCATTATTGAAACTCAAGAACAGGTACTCCAAAACATATCACAAGACTTGCACGACGATGCCGGGCAGCAATTGACCTACATTAATTTTCAACTGGAGAACCTCAAACTCGACTCGCCTGAATTGAAGAATACGCTTGAGCCTTTATCGCAATCGGTAAACCAATTATCGCAAACGATAAGAGGCATTAGTCATGGGCTGAACAATCAGTTGGTGATGCAACAGGATGTAATCAAAGCGATAGCTGCTGAAGTTAAGCGTTTACAAAAAAACACTAAGACTTCTTTAAGCTATTCTTTTGAGGAATTGGGAAAAAAGGAATTTACGGTCAATGAAAAAATATTTATT
Above is a genomic segment from Flavobacterium phycosphaerae containing:
- a CDS encoding sensor histidine kinase — protein: MTNYRIAIGIVIGLLFICLAVLFCVLLIKLYIKKIKEYNAKEVAFQKTVSQTIIETQEQVLQNISQDLHDDAGQQLTYINFQLENLKLDSPELKNTLEPLSQSVNQLSQTIRGISHGLNNQLVMQQDVIKAIAAEVKRLQKNTKTSLSYSFEELGKKEFTVNEKIFIYRIFQECMNNCFKHAKASEIKISISIRPQFEMKIEDNGQGFNQDKTAVKTSLGLTNMKARAQSINYQLVLTSNPGLGTTITLTENTKTD